A single region of the Plutella xylostella chromosome 26, ilPluXylo3.1, whole genome shotgun sequence genome encodes:
- the LOC105398829 gene encoding myrosinase 1-like has protein sequence MKSGNVIVVLSLSLILSCHGSFVEGRRREFPQDFIFGAATSAYQTEGAWDVDGKTPSLWDYHTHTYPDSISDQSNGDIAADSYHHYLRDVEMLRELGVQSYRLSISWTRLLPTGFTNKVNPAGVEYYSKFIDELLKYNITPLVTIFHWDVPQNLQQLGGLTNPLFVDWFEDYARVVFELFGDRVKFWITINEPKQICLFGYGSTRLAPQLNAGGVADYICAKTILLANARAYHLYNEEFRSKQGGQVGLAVDVPWYSPHTDTNEDEFATELQRQFDWALYTDPIFSDSRGWPAEFSERILNKSLSQGFPRSRLPPLSREEAEYIHGTGDFLGVNHYVSNRVSASKFLKEHAVPSTYDDANVGTSVPDDEEGWTVSEFGIMPLKLNLLLQQGPNNLYHVLSQLSCRYTTRYYITESGVPTGPGLNDTYRVTAYRNNLESVLNAIDEGIPIKGFYAWSLMDNFEWLSGYTRRFGLYDVDFTDPARPRTAKHSAFVYKHIVTHRHIDHEYDPAGRTMSID, from the exons ATGAAAAGTGGAAATGTGATTGTGGTCTTAAGCCTAAG TCTGATCCTGAGCTGCCATGGCTCCTTCGTGGAAGGGAGGCGACGGGAGTTCCCTCAGGACTTCATTTTCGGAGCCGCCACCTCGGCATACCAGACAGAGGGCGCCTGGGACGTCGATG GAAAAACTCCAAGCCTCTGGGACTACCACACCCACACTTATCCTGACAGCATCAGCGACCAGAGCAATGGAGATATAGCGGCTGACTCCTACCACCACTACCTCAGAGATGTGGAGATGCTCAGAGAGCTGGGTGTCCAATCCTACCGGTTATCTATATCCTGGACCAGACTGCTACCGACTGGCTTCACCAACAAAGTCAACCCAGCTGGCGTCGAATACTACTCGAAGTTCATCGATGAATTACTAAAGTACAACATCACACCTCTAGTCACAATCTTCCACTGGGACGTCCCACAGAATCTACAGCAGCTGGGAGGGTTAACCAACCCTCTGTTTGTGGACTGGTTTGAAGACTACGCGAGAGTGGTATTTGAGCTTTTCGGCGACCGGGTAAAATTCTGGATCACGATAAATGAGCCAAAGCAGATTTGCCTGTTTGGTTATGGGAGCACTAGACTGGCGCCGCAGTTGAACGCTGGTGGGGTGGCGGACTACATCTGTGCTAAGACGATCTTGCTGGCCAATGCCAGAGCGTACCACCTGTACAATGAAGAGTTCAGGTCGAAGCAAGGGGGACAGGTGGGGCTGGCCGTGGATGTGCCCTGGTATTCGCCTCACACTGATACGAATGAAGACGAGTTCGCTACAGAGTTGCAGAGGCAGTTTGAT TGGGCTCTCTACACGGACCCAATCTTCAGCGACAGCCGTGGCTGGCCAGCAGAGTTCTCTGAACGCATCCTGAACAAGAGTCTCTCCCAGGGGTTCCCGCGGTCCCGCCTGCCGCCCCTTAGTCGCGAGGAGGCGGAGTATATCCACGGGACTGGAGACTTCTTGGGGGTCAACCATTATGTTAGCAATCGGGTATCGGCCAGCAAGTTCCTCAag GAGCATGCAGTGCCATCGACGTATGACGACGCAAATGTGGGGACGTCAGTGCCTGATGACGAAGAGGGCTGGACTGTCTCTGAGTTTGGAATTATGCCG CTAAAATTGAACCTCCTGTTACAGCAAGGCCCCAACAACCTGTACCACGTGCTGTCCCAGCTGTCCTGCCGGTATACAACCCGCTACTACATCACAGAGAGCGGGGTCCCGACCGGTCCAGGCCTGAACGACACGTACCGAGTCACTGCATACAGGAATAACCTGGAGAGTGTGCTCAACGCTATCGATGAGGGGATCCCAATCAAAGGGTTCTACGCTTGGAGTTTGATGGATAATTTTGAGTGGCTTTCAGGCTACAC ACGCCGCTTCGGCCTTTACGACGTAGACTTCACGGATCCGGCGCGGCCGCGGACCGCGAAGCACTCGGCGTTCGTGTACAAACACATCGTGACACACAGACACATCGACCACGAGTACGACCCCGCCGGCAGGACCATGTCCATTGATTAG